The following proteins are co-located in the Candidatus Methylarchaceae archaeon HK02M2 genome:
- a CDS encoding SRPBCC family protein → MERSIEIRASPEKVWEMLFLDKLTEWVPGYQRDLKSVEYTSELLTSEDKLKVGASAHGIPKKKGEFNFEITESLKNQRMAYRLSGSLNVLVTNILEPIGEGTKFTYVYEYEMPWGIFGKIAEKLLIGELKKESEISLKILKSILEK, encoded by the coding sequence ATGGAAAGGTCAATTGAAATTAGAGCTTCTCCTGAAAAGGTCTGGGAAATGCTTTTTTTGGACAAGCTTACAGAATGGGTACCAGGATACCAACGTGATCTAAAGAGCGTGGAGTACACTTCCGAATTGCTAACTTCAGAAGACAAGTTAAAAGTGGGTGCGTCTGCTCACGGGATACCTAAAAAGAAGGGCGAATTTAATTTTGAGATCACTGAGAGTCTTAAAAACCAGAGGATGGCATATCGTTTATCTGGTTCACTAAACGTGCTTGTAACTAATATCTTAGAACCCATAGGAGAGGGAACTAAATTCACCTATGTATACGAATATGAAATGCCATGGGGGATTTTTGGCAAGATTGCCGAGAAACTACTGATTGGTGAATTGAAAAAAGAGTCTGAGATTTCGTTAAAGATCTTGAAAAGTATTCTGGAGAAATAG
- a CDS encoding MBL fold metallo-hydrolase: MTVEISILTTTFIFNATVNYYLVRTGDKFVLIDTGTANKRNTIEKELENAGCKPGNLALIVLTHGDFDHSDNAAYLRNKFGTPIAMHKVDSGMVEHGDMLWNRNKQYLLIRIMFKLFFRLSESDRFKPDFYIDEGYNFSKYGFDAKVLAIPGHSKGSIGILTTNGDLFCGDLLVNTDKPAKNTIIDDLDELNASVEKLKRFQINTVYPSHGQPFPMELFIKN; this comes from the coding sequence ATGACTGTGGAGATCAGCATCCTCACTACGACGTTTATCTTTAATGCCACTGTCAACTACTACCTTGTCAGAACAGGCGATAAATTTGTCTTAATCGATACGGGTACGGCAAACAAACGCAATACAATCGAAAAAGAACTGGAAAACGCAGGCTGTAAGCCAGGCAATCTTGCGTTGATTGTACTAACTCATGGTGATTTTGATCATTCCGATAACGCAGCGTATCTTCGGAACAAATTCGGTACACCAATAGCCATGCACAAGGTCGATTCTGGAATGGTCGAACATGGAGATATGTTATGGAATCGAAATAAACAGTATCTTCTCATCAGAATAATGTTTAAGCTATTTTTTAGGTTAAGTGAATCGGACCGGTTTAAACCTGATTTCTATATAGATGAGGGATACAATTTCTCGAAATATGGATTTGACGCTAAAGTTCTTGCTATTCCGGGGCATTCAAAGGGCTCAATAGGTATTCTTACAACTAATGGTGACCTATTCTGTGGTGACCTACTCGTTAACACGGACAAACCAGCGAAGAACACGATAATCGACGACTTGGATGAACTGAATGCAAGTGTCGAAAAATTGAAACGTTTTCAAATCAACACCGTATACCCAAGTCACGGCCAACCATTCCCTATGGAGTTGTTCATAAAAAATTAG